In Deltaproteobacteria bacterium, one DNA window encodes the following:
- a CDS encoding alpha/beta fold hydrolase: MYAQAGEVKLHYETFGSGVPFMFVSGTGWPGEPWKLKQVPAFTDKYRVIVFDHRGVGKSDAPKGPYSTRQFARDAINLLDAIGIQEPAHIIGHSMGGRVCQWMAIDHPTRVRSMIQAASGSGSMGLPDYPRGLTVNATESLITRGYKEHMWHHFQSKFFFPEAFVKAHPEILKELFATFWDNAPKLEPYLEHVIARNRHETGEYLHKITTPTLCLVGSEDKVDADTGSHVVTTEHLRDNIKGAEYKVIDGCGHGFFWQKPEETNLIIRDWLDRH; this comes from the coding sequence CCGTTTATGTTTGTCTCGGGCACCGGCTGGCCGGGAGAGCCTTGGAAGCTAAAACAGGTGCCGGCGTTCACCGACAAGTATCGCGTCATCGTGTTCGATCATCGCGGCGTCGGCAAGTCCGACGCGCCCAAAGGGCCTTACTCGACGCGGCAATTTGCCCGGGATGCGATCAACTTGCTTGATGCCATCGGCATCCAAGAACCGGCGCATATCATCGGCCACTCCATGGGCGGGCGGGTCTGCCAATGGATGGCGATCGATCACCCGACTCGGGTGCGCAGCATGATCCAAGCGGCGTCGGGCTCCGGCTCCATGGGGCTGCCGGATTATCCCCGCGGTTTAACCGTGAACGCCACCGAGAGCTTGATCACGCGCGGCTACAAGGAACATATGTGGCATCACTTTCAAAGCAAGTTTTTCTTTCCCGAGGCTTTCGTTAAAGCCCATCCGGAAATCCTCAAAGAACTGTTTGCGACCTTTTGGGACAACGCGCCGAAGCTCGAACCCTATTTAGAGCATGTCATCGCCCGCAACCGCCACGAGACTGGCGAATATTTGCACAAGATCACCACGCCGACGCTGTGCCTCGTCGGCAGCGAGGACAAAGTCGACGCCGACACCGGCAGTCATGTGGTTACCACCGAGCACCTGCGCGACAATATCAAAGGCGCGGAGTACAAAGTCATCGATGGCTGCGGCCACGGCTTTTTCTGGCAGAAGCCGGAGGAGACCAACCTGATTATTCGAGATTGGCTCGATCGACACTAG